ACTTAAGCACCTATTAAAAGACGATTTTAATTGGTTTGAATTGCTGTACAACGTAAACGATTTTGGTTTTTGGGAAGATGACTTTTATGTTCTTATTCAATCGCAATCCATCGCTCAAATTGCAGAACAAGTACAAATTCCGCTTGCTGAATTAGAAATTAAAAACAAAGAAGCGCTTAACTTATTAAAGCAACATCGATTGGCTAACCGACAAAAACCAGGTTTAGATGATAAATGTTTAACCTCATGGAATGCTATGTGGGTAATTGGTTTATTAACTTGTTATGAAGCTTTTAAAAACGAAAATTACATAAATCTAGCCAAGCAAACCTTGGATGCCATACTGAACAAGATGTTAAATCCGGATACGGGAATTTTATATCGCAATGCAAAAAACAACAACGTAAACATTTCTGGTTTTTTAGAGGATTACGCGTTTACAACAAAAGCTTTACTAAAAATGTACCAAAATACTTTGCAAGAAAGTTATTTACAAACAGCTAAACAATTTACAGATTATTGTTTGGATCATTTTTACGAACCGCAAATTGGCTTATTTGAGTTTAAAAACAAACAAGACGAAGCTTTAATTGCAAAACATTATGAAATTGAAGATAATGTTGTGCCGTCTGCAAATGCAATTATGGGGCAAAACTTATGGATTTTGCATTTAATTTATCAGCATGATTTTTATAAATCAACAGCAATAAAAATGCTACAACTTGTTATTCCAAGCATAGATTATGCTTCTGCATTTTCAGATTGGTTACAACTTTTACTTTGGGTACAAAACGATGCGGAACATGTTATTTTTACCGGAAAAGATGCTAAAGAACATGTTTTAAACGAACTTGAAAAATGGCAACATTCGGTTGGTATTTGGGGAACAACTACAACAAGCTCCTTACCTATTTTTAGCTTAAAACACGATGCAAATAAAAATCAGAAATTTATTTGTAATAATACTTCATGCCAAGTACATGAAGTTATATAATTTATTTTTTAGGAGAAGTTGTTAAAACAAAATCTTTTAAATAATATGGTTCGAAATAAGCCACATCTTCAAATTGGTTTGTTTCGAACTTTTTGTATGCTAAAACACCCATTTGTTGCGCAGAAGGATATAAAATTTCTGGATGATAAATAAAATTAGAACCTTTCAGTATTTCTTGGCATTTTAAAGCACCATCGCCAATAATATGCAAAGGTTCCGAATAAGATGCTAAAGTATTTTCATCAATAATTTCAGCTTTTACAGATTCAACAGCATCATAATTAGAAGAATAAACACCCATAAAAACTTCCATACGGCGTGCATCTAACATAGAAACAATGTACCCCGATTCAATTTGAACTTGTTGTGCTAAAATTTCTAACGTATCAAGAGCAAGCAACGGAATACCTAAAGCATAACACAAACCTTTTGCTGCAGAAACCCCAATACGTAATCCAGTGTAAGAACCCGGCCCTTGACTAACCGCCACAGCATCTAAATCAGCTAAACTAAGGTTTGCTTGTTCTAAAACATCGGCAATAAAAACATGTAAGTTTTCGGCATGCGCAAATCCTTGCGTAGCAATTTCTTTTAAAGCAACAATTTCATTTTTATTAGAAAGAGATACAGAGCAGTTTTTGGTTGCGGTTTCGATGTTTAAAATAAGTGCCATAGCTGTTTTTATATTACGCACAAAGATACAACCAAAAAATAAAGATTAAAAAGTGATAAAATAAAAAAACT
This genomic window from Flavobacterium agricola contains:
- the tsaB gene encoding tRNA (adenosine(37)-N6)-threonylcarbamoyltransferase complex dimerization subunit type 1 TsaB → MALILNIETATKNCSVSLSNKNEIVALKEIATQGFAHAENLHVFIADVLEQANLSLADLDAVAVSQGPGSYTGLRIGVSAAKGLCYALGIPLLALDTLEILAQQVQIESGYIVSMLDARRMEVFMGVYSSNYDAVESVKAEIIDENTLASYSEPLHIIGDGALKCQEILKGSNFIYHPEILYPSAQQMGVLAYKKFETNQFEDVAYFEPYYLKDFVLTTSPKK